One window of Populus nigra chromosome 5, ddPopNigr1.1, whole genome shotgun sequence genomic DNA carries:
- the LOC133694700 gene encoding uncharacterized protein LOC133694700 isoform X2, translating to MEEKICSELKLTKLRQQNFSRTFIEIHEQASSFLLLTLQWKELQTHFDSTFNSIEDCAKELHTKERQLEEREKEVESKWKEFEERCEEFIKLRDAEVEEHYKEIELKEKDFEERRREVELERKKLEERRKEVEEREELVREKFVDEIELKEIEERRKEIEVERKKLVEGIMLKEKKIEERQKEIEVERKKQLNEGYMEVACVKLKLGEQLKECELKERWLEDRALEIELERKRNVECFEELKLKQEEVELGAMKYKKLIEELELKEKQFDERCEEVELERKKLVEKLELKEKQLVEQQKEVELENEKIKKFFEELELKEKQVEERRLVVESGNKKFVEGAELMEKQLEERCTVVESEKKKLEEQSKEIELKEKHLEEQLKEVESKDMKNKKFMEDFELKEKQFDERCKEVELERNKLVEKLALKEKQLVEQQKEVELQIKKIKKFFEEVELKAKQVEKRRLVVELRNKKFVEEVELKEKQLEERCKVVELETKKFEEQSKEIELQKKHLEEQLKEVELGNKRVLEQAKGLELKEKQLLERFKDLEMEIKKFMDKSRELELKERKHEELCKQLDEKRFVDNGNTHVKIETPDDFVVKNATDANLRHLLTMDGKALQIFLNKSRKYDEKIKNEVLTALGLSSDPAKLVLDAMEGFYPPPISKGDVVYNGIVVKKSCNLLLEQLMALSPPIKPHVREAARELAFDWRTKMKKDRYLEVLGFFRLLACYGLASVFDACELFNDLVTVAQDRQTPEFLRVLGLVDEAFRFIQTLINKKQYIDAINFIYAFELVKEFRPVPLLKNYLKYSKIVARNFRRSNKSVEALQKRLVFQLHFALKLVKVVFPQIVLQ from the exons ATGGAGGAGAAGATTTGCAGCGAGTTGAAGCTCACTAAGTTAAGGCAACAAAACTTCAGCCGAACTTTCATTGAAATTCACGAGCAAGCCTCTTCCTTTCTCTTACTCACTCTTCAATGGAAAGAACTCCAAACTCACTTTGACTCCACTTTCAATTCCATCGAAGACTGCGCCAAAGAGCTTCACACGAAGGAACGGCAActggaggagagagagaaggaagttGAATCGAAGTGGAAGGAGTTTGAAGAACGGTGCGAAGAGTTTATAAAGTTGAGAGACGCGGAGGTTGAGGAGCATTATAAAGAGATTGAATTGAAGGAGAAGGATTTTGAGGAACGGCGTCGAGAGGTTGAGTTGGAGAGGAAGAAGTTGGAGGAAAGGCGGAAGGAAGTTGAAGAGAGGGAGGAGTTGGTGAGAGAGAAGTTTGTTGATGAGATTGAGTTGAAGGAAATTGAGGAAAGGCGAAAGGAAATAGAAGTGGAAAGGAAGAAGCTTGTCGAAGGGATAAtgttgaaggagaagaaaattgaggAAAGGCAAAAGGAAATTGAAGTGGAAAGGAAGAAGCAACTCAATGAAGGGTACATGGAAGTTGCATGTGTGAAGTTGAAGTTAGGGGAACAACTTAAAGAGTGTGAATTGAAGGAGAGGTGGCTTGAGGATAGGGCTTTGGAGATTGAATTGGAGAGGAAGAGAAATGTGGAGTGTTTTGAAGAGCTTAAATTGAAGCAAGAGGAAGTTGAATTAGGGGCCATGAAATACAAGAAGTTGATAGAGGAGCTTGAATTGAAAGAGAAACAATTTGATGAAAGGTGCGAGGAAGTTGAATTAGAGAGAAAGAAGTTAGTTGAAAAGCTTGAATTGAAGGAGAAGCAACTTGTAGAGCAGCAGAAAGAAGTTGAATTGGAAAAcgagaaaattaagaaattttttgaaGAGCTTGAGTTGAAGGAGAAGCAAGTTGAAGAAAGGCGCCTGGTAGTTGAATCGGGGAATAAAAAGTTTGTTGAAGGGGCTGAATTGATGGAAAAGCAACTTGAAGAGCGGTGTACGGTAGTTGAATCGGAAAAGAAGAAACTTGAGGAACAGTCCAAGGAGATTGAACTGAAGGAGAAGCATCTTGAAGAGCAGTTGAAAGAAGTTGAATCGAAAGACATGAAAAACAAGAAGTTTATGGAGGATTTTGAATTGAAAGAGAAACAATTTGATGAAAGGTGCAAGGAAGTGGAATTGGAGAGAAACAAGTTAGTTGAAAAGCTTGCATTGAAGGAAAAGCAACTTGTAGAGCAGCAGAAAGAAGTTGAATtgcaaatcaagaaaattaagaagTTTTTTGAAGAGGTTGAGTTGAAGGCGAAGCAAGTTGAAAAAAGGCGCCTGGTAGTTGAATTGCGGAATAAAAAGTTTGTTGAAGAGGTTGAATTGAAGGAAAAGCAACTTGAAGAGCGGTGTAAGGTAGTTGAACTGGAAACGAAGAAATTTGAAGAACAGTCCAAGGAGATTGAATTGCAGAAGAAGCATCTTGAAGAGCAGTTGAAAGAAGTTGAATTGGGAAACAAGAGGGTTTTGGAACAAGCTAAAGGGCTTGAGTTGAAGGAGAAACAGCTTCTGGAGCGGTTTAAGGATCTTGAAATGGAAATTAAGAAGTTCATGGATAAATCTAGAGAACTTGAATTAAAGGAGAGAAAACATGAAGAACTGTGTAAGCAACTAGACGAGAAACGATTTGTTGATAATGGTAATACCCATGTGAAGATTGAGACACCAGATGATTTTGTGGTTAAGAATGCTACAGATGCTAATCTCCGTCATTTGCTGACTATGGATGGAAAGGCCTtgcaaatattcttaaataagTCTCGAAAATATGACGAGaagataaaaaatgaagttcTTACCGCTCTTGGACTATCATCGGATCCAGCAAAGCTTGTTTTGGATGCAATGGAAGGGTTTTACCCACCTCCTATCTCGAAGGGTGATGTGGTCTACAATGGGATTGTGGTAAAAAAGAGTTGCAACCTTTTGCTGGAGCAATTAATGGCATTGTCACCACCAATCAAGCCACATGTGAGAGAAGCAGCAAGAGAGCTTGCGTTTGATtggaggaccaaaatgaaaaaggatCGTTATTTAGAGGTTTTAGGATTTTTTAGGCTCTTGGCTTGTTATGGACTGGCCTCTGTCTTTGATGCTTGTGAACTATTCAATGATTTGGTGACTGTTGCTCAAGATAGGCAGACCCCTGAATTCTTACGTGTCCTTGGTTTAGTAGATGAGGCCTTCC GTTTTATTCAAACtctcatcaacaagaaacaaTATATTGATgctattaatttcatttatgcATTTGAGCTGGTTAAGGAGTTCCGGCCTGTACCTCTCTTGAAAAATTACTTGAAGTATTCCAAGATTGTTGCAAGAAATTTTAGGAGGAGCAACAAATCAGTTGAAGCACTG
- the LOC133694700 gene encoding uncharacterized protein LOC133694700 isoform X1, which yields MEEKICSELKLTKLRQQNFSRTFIEIHEQASSFLLLTLQWKELQTHFDSTFNSIEDCAKELHTKERQLEEREKEVESKWKEFEERCEEFIKLRDAEVEEHYKEIELKEKDFEERRREVELERKKLEERRKEVEEREELVREKFVDEIELKEIEERRKEIEVERKKLVEGIMLKEKKIEERQKEIEVERKKQLNEGYMEVACVKLKLGEQLKECELKERWLEDRALEIELERKRNVECFEELKLKQEEVELGAMKYKKLIEELELKEKQFDERCEEVELERKKLVEKLELKEKQLVEQQKEVELENEKIKKFFEELELKEKQVEERRLVVESGNKKFVEGAELMEKQLEERCTVVESEKKKLEEQSKEIELKEKHLEEQLKEVESKDMKNKKFMEDFELKEKQFDERCKEVELERNKLVEKLALKEKQLVEQQKEVELQIKKIKKFFEEVELKAKQVEKRRLVVELRNKKFVEEVELKEKQLEERCKVVELETKKFEEQSKEIELQKKHLEEQLKEVELGNKRVLEQAKGLELKEKQLLERFKDLEMEIKKFMDKSRELELKERKHEELCKQLDEKRFVDNGNTHVKIETPDDFVVKNATDANLRHLLTMDGKALQIFLNKSRKYDEKIKNEVLTALGLSSDPAKLVLDAMEGFYPPPISKGDVVYNGIVVKKSCNLLLEQLMALSPPIKPHVREAARELAFDWRTKMKKDRYLEVLGFFRLLACYGLASVFDACELFNDLVTVAQDRQTPEFLRVLGLVDEAFRFIQTLINKKQYIDAINFIYAFELVKEFRPVPLLKNYLKYSKIVARNFRRSNKSVEALIMSKEKRVADLRAVIKCIEDHKLESELSPKFLQEQIAYLEMEISNKKAMLLVEGYSSQIPILNENKCSVPKSTSTASTALNTLTAASTTIIPAPTAPITVTSSSPTTASTATPAAATTITSPFSTSASTATSIPNTSPIPAPTSPVRFAPPSQTTVLPSATISKSLAQQHCGNKLPQPQHQGGDERPQLQYQGRNKRPRIAFSSEAPLQPSSFANPNIVHSLQAPHQQPVHFFMNQGASYLNSSAGHYSLTGHQPIDLQMNYNYNNVNSYYHSNTLGAPGYGNATPFQRR from the exons ATGGAGGAGAAGATTTGCAGCGAGTTGAAGCTCACTAAGTTAAGGCAACAAAACTTCAGCCGAACTTTCATTGAAATTCACGAGCAAGCCTCTTCCTTTCTCTTACTCACTCTTCAATGGAAAGAACTCCAAACTCACTTTGACTCCACTTTCAATTCCATCGAAGACTGCGCCAAAGAGCTTCACACGAAGGAACGGCAActggaggagagagagaaggaagttGAATCGAAGTGGAAGGAGTTTGAAGAACGGTGCGAAGAGTTTATAAAGTTGAGAGACGCGGAGGTTGAGGAGCATTATAAAGAGATTGAATTGAAGGAGAAGGATTTTGAGGAACGGCGTCGAGAGGTTGAGTTGGAGAGGAAGAAGTTGGAGGAAAGGCGGAAGGAAGTTGAAGAGAGGGAGGAGTTGGTGAGAGAGAAGTTTGTTGATGAGATTGAGTTGAAGGAAATTGAGGAAAGGCGAAAGGAAATAGAAGTGGAAAGGAAGAAGCTTGTCGAAGGGATAAtgttgaaggagaagaaaattgaggAAAGGCAAAAGGAAATTGAAGTGGAAAGGAAGAAGCAACTCAATGAAGGGTACATGGAAGTTGCATGTGTGAAGTTGAAGTTAGGGGAACAACTTAAAGAGTGTGAATTGAAGGAGAGGTGGCTTGAGGATAGGGCTTTGGAGATTGAATTGGAGAGGAAGAGAAATGTGGAGTGTTTTGAAGAGCTTAAATTGAAGCAAGAGGAAGTTGAATTAGGGGCCATGAAATACAAGAAGTTGATAGAGGAGCTTGAATTGAAAGAGAAACAATTTGATGAAAGGTGCGAGGAAGTTGAATTAGAGAGAAAGAAGTTAGTTGAAAAGCTTGAATTGAAGGAGAAGCAACTTGTAGAGCAGCAGAAAGAAGTTGAATTGGAAAAcgagaaaattaagaaattttttgaaGAGCTTGAGTTGAAGGAGAAGCAAGTTGAAGAAAGGCGCCTGGTAGTTGAATCGGGGAATAAAAAGTTTGTTGAAGGGGCTGAATTGATGGAAAAGCAACTTGAAGAGCGGTGTACGGTAGTTGAATCGGAAAAGAAGAAACTTGAGGAACAGTCCAAGGAGATTGAACTGAAGGAGAAGCATCTTGAAGAGCAGTTGAAAGAAGTTGAATCGAAAGACATGAAAAACAAGAAGTTTATGGAGGATTTTGAATTGAAAGAGAAACAATTTGATGAAAGGTGCAAGGAAGTGGAATTGGAGAGAAACAAGTTAGTTGAAAAGCTTGCATTGAAGGAAAAGCAACTTGTAGAGCAGCAGAAAGAAGTTGAATtgcaaatcaagaaaattaagaagTTTTTTGAAGAGGTTGAGTTGAAGGCGAAGCAAGTTGAAAAAAGGCGCCTGGTAGTTGAATTGCGGAATAAAAAGTTTGTTGAAGAGGTTGAATTGAAGGAAAAGCAACTTGAAGAGCGGTGTAAGGTAGTTGAACTGGAAACGAAGAAATTTGAAGAACAGTCCAAGGAGATTGAATTGCAGAAGAAGCATCTTGAAGAGCAGTTGAAAGAAGTTGAATTGGGAAACAAGAGGGTTTTGGAACAAGCTAAAGGGCTTGAGTTGAAGGAGAAACAGCTTCTGGAGCGGTTTAAGGATCTTGAAATGGAAATTAAGAAGTTCATGGATAAATCTAGAGAACTTGAATTAAAGGAGAGAAAACATGAAGAACTGTGTAAGCAACTAGACGAGAAACGATTTGTTGATAATGGTAATACCCATGTGAAGATTGAGACACCAGATGATTTTGTGGTTAAGAATGCTACAGATGCTAATCTCCGTCATTTGCTGACTATGGATGGAAAGGCCTtgcaaatattcttaaataagTCTCGAAAATATGACGAGaagataaaaaatgaagttcTTACCGCTCTTGGACTATCATCGGATCCAGCAAAGCTTGTTTTGGATGCAATGGAAGGGTTTTACCCACCTCCTATCTCGAAGGGTGATGTGGTCTACAATGGGATTGTGGTAAAAAAGAGTTGCAACCTTTTGCTGGAGCAATTAATGGCATTGTCACCACCAATCAAGCCACATGTGAGAGAAGCAGCAAGAGAGCTTGCGTTTGATtggaggaccaaaatgaaaaaggatCGTTATTTAGAGGTTTTAGGATTTTTTAGGCTCTTGGCTTGTTATGGACTGGCCTCTGTCTTTGATGCTTGTGAACTATTCAATGATTTGGTGACTGTTGCTCAAGATAGGCAGACCCCTGAATTCTTACGTGTCCTTGGTTTAGTAGATGAGGCCTTCC GTTTTATTCAAACtctcatcaacaagaaacaaTATATTGATgctattaatttcatttatgcATTTGAGCTGGTTAAGGAGTTCCGGCCTGTACCTCTCTTGAAAAATTACTTGAAGTATTCCAAGATTGTTGCAAGAAATTTTAGGAGGAGCAACAAATCAGTTGAAGCACTG ATTATgtccaaagaaaaaagagttgcTGATTTGAGGGCTGTAATTAAATGCATTGAAGATCACAAACTTGAATCTGAACTCTCACCTAAGTTCCTCCAGGAACAAATAGCATACTTGGAAATGGAAATTTCAAATAAGAAAGCAATGTTGCTAGTTGAAGGCTACAGTTCTCAGATCCCAattttgaatgagaataaatgTTCAGTGCCCAAATCCACCTCCACTGCAAGCACTGCCCTCAACACCCTGACAGCTGCCTCCACCACTATCATACCTGCCCCTACTGCTCCCATCACTGTCACCTCCTCATCACCAACCACTGCATCCACAGCTACTCCAGCTGCCGCCACCACAATCACCTCCCCCTTTTCAACCTCTGCCTCCACTGCTACTTCAATCCCAAACACCTCTCCCATTCCTGCCCCAACTTCCCCTGTGAGATTTGCCCCCCCTTCCCAAACCACTGTACTGCCTTCAGCTACAATCTCCAAGAGTCTAGCACAACAACATTGTGGAAATAAGCTCCCTCAACCACAACACCAGGGTGGAGACGAGCGCCCTCAACTACAATACCAGGGTAGAAATAAGCGCCCTCGAATAGCTTTCTCATCCGAAGCACCTCTACAACCATCATCGTTTGCAAACCCTAACATTGTACACTCGCTGCAAGCCCCTCATCAACAACCAGTTCACTTTTTTATGAATCAAGGTGCATCATATTTGAACTCCTCAGCTGGACATTATTCCTTGACTGGGCACCAGCCCATAGACCTGCAGATGAACTACAATTACAACAATGTAAATTCATATTATCATTCGAACACATTGGGAGCACCTGGCTATGGTAATGCCACACCCTTTCAGAGACGTTAG